GGGCGGCCGACGTGGACCGGGAGCGGGACGCGGCAGCCGCGCCCGGGCCGGGGGCCGGCGACGTCCGGGGCGAGCACACCCACAGCGAGACGCCGATTCCGCGTCCCCGCCCCACCGTCCAGCGGTCCTCCGTGCGCGGGCAGATCCTCGACGCCCTGCGCACCGCCCTGGTCTCGGGCGAACTGACCCCGGGCGAGCTCTACTCGGCGCCCGCGCTCGGCGACCGCTTCGGGGTCTCGGCGACGCCCGTGCGGGAGGCGATGCAGCAACTGGCCCTGGAAGGCGCCGTCGAGGTCGTGCCGAACCGTGGCTTCCGCGTCATCGAGCGCGGCGCCCGAGAGCTGGCCGAACTGGCCGAGGTCCGGTCCCTGATCGAGGTTCCGGTGATGCTGCGGCTGGCGCGGACGGTGCCGGTGGAGCGCTGGGCGGACATGCGTCCCCTCGCCGAGGCGACGGTACGGGCGGCCGGCACCGGCTGCCGGGTGACGTACGCCGAGTCGGACCGGGCCTTTCACCGCGGGCTGCTCGCCCTGTCCGGCAACGAGCAGCTCGTGCACCTCGCCGAGGACCTCCATCGCCGGGCCCAGTGGCCCCTGATGGGCGGCCCTGCCGGACGCGGGCGCGCGGACCTGCTCGCGGACGCGGCGGAGCACACGGCGCTGCTGGACGCGTTGATCTCGCGGGACCTGGACGGGGTGCGGGCGCTGGTGGGGGAGCACTTCGCGGGGGCGAGCTGAGCGGTCCCCCTCAGGCGTGGCCCCGCTCAGGCTGTCACCGCCGGTGGCGCAGGGGGCGCCAACTCCCGTGCCAGCCACGTCGGTACGCCCCCCAGCAGCCGGAACAGCCGACGGGCCTCCTCCCGCAGGCGTGAGGCCTCCGGCTCCACCTCCGCGTCGGCCAGGGACACCAGCGCCGGCGCCGTACCCACGAGATAGCCCAACTCCTCCCGGATGCGCAGGGATTCGGTGAAGCCGTGCCGCGCCTCCGCCAACTCGCCGTCCCGCAGGGCGAGTCCGGCCAGATGGCGCCAGGTGAAGGATAGGAGAAGCGGGTCGGAGTGGGCCGTGGCGCCCGCGTGGGCCCGGCGGTACGCGGCGCGCGCCGCCTGCGGGGAGAGGGTCAGGTTCTCGGCCAGCAGGCCCCGGCGGAAGTCCAGCAGCGCCCGGCCGGGCGCCCCCGGCGGGATCAGCGCCGCCGCCCGGCCCAGCGCGGCCCGCGCCTCGTCCGCCCGGTCCCGGACCGTGTGCAGTGTTGCCGCGTAGGCAAGTTGCCCGCGTTCACAAGCGGCCGCGCCCCGCTCCTCGTCGCTGTGGGCCAGCGCCTCGGCCGTACGCAGCCCGTCCTCGGCCTCCTCCCAGCCCTGCTCGGTGTACAGACACCGTTCGACCAGCAGCGCGGCCCGCTGCAACGCGGAGGCCGGGGTGTCGGGCCGGAGCAGGGCCGCCGCGTCCGCCCAGCACGCGCGGGAGCGCAGCCGCCATACCGCGGTCTGGAGGGGATCGTCACCAGGGGTCGTTCCGGAACCAGACATGGCGGTATGCGCCACATTGCCCTCCCCGAGCGCGCCGTCGAGCTATGAGTGGTGGCGGCATCTCAGCACGAATCGTCGGCCCTGGCCAAGAGGGAGTGTGAAAGTTTTCACTTGCGCTGAACTCGCGCGGCCTTCTGGTCACCTCAACTCATCCGCAACGCCAGGAAGAAATCGAGCTTGTCCTCCAGGCGTGACAGGTCACGGCTCGTCAATTGCTCGATTCTCCCGACGCGGTAGCGCAGCGTGTTGACGTGCAGGTGAAGGCGGGTGGCGCAGCGTGTCCAGGAGCCGTCGCAGTCGAGGAAGGCCTCCAGGGTGGGGATCAGTTCGGCGCGGTGCCGGCGGTCGTAGTCCCGGAGGGGGTCCAGGAGCCGGGCCGTGAAGGCGCGCCGTACGTCGTCCGGGACGAAGGGCAGCAGCAGGACGTGCGAGGCCAGCTCCTGGTGGCCCGCCGCGCACACCCGGCCGGGCCGGGCCGCCGCCACCCGCCGTGCGTGCCGGGCCTCCTCCAGCGCCCCGCGCAGCCCCTCCGCCGAGTGCACGGCCGCGCTGACGCCGAGCGTGACACGCCCGTCCTCGTCCAGCCCGGCCGCCAGGGGATCCCGTACGGACTCCAGGAGCGCGTCGGCGTGGATCCCCGACTCGGAGCCGTCGTGCTCGGTCGACACCGCCGGGAGGGGGACGAGGGCGATCGCCTCGTCGCCGGTGTGGGCGACGGCGATACGGTCGGAGGGCTCCGGTCCCGTCGACAGCGGGTCGACGAGGATCTCCTCCAGCAGCGACTGGGCGACCGGCCCGCCCTCGATGTCCCCGCCGTCCCACTCCACCCGGGCCACGACCACCTGCCAGTGCGGTGCGGCGCCGAGCCCGGGCAGCAGCACCGGCGCGGCCACCCGCAGCCGGGCGGCGATCTCGGCGGGCGCGGCACCGGTCTGCACCAGCT
This genomic window from Streptomyces sp. DG2A-72 contains:
- a CDS encoding GntR family transcriptional regulator; its protein translation is MKQGTQGSTETGHPERARMPAGGMRVPPQPRAADVDRERDAAAAPGPGAGDVRGEHTHSETPIPRPRPTVQRSSVRGQILDALRTALVSGELTPGELYSAPALGDRFGVSATPVREAMQQLALEGAVEVVPNRGFRVIERGARELAELAEVRSLIEVPVMLRLARTVPVERWADMRPLAEATVRAAGTGCRVTYAESDRAFHRGLLALSGNEQLVHLAEDLHRRAQWPLMGGPAGRGRADLLADAAEHTALLDALISRDLDGVRALVGEHFAGAS